A region from the Campylobacter subantarcticus LMG 24377 genome encodes:
- the secF gene encoding protein translocase subunit SecF, which translates to MQFFSQKHIYDFMKMRFAAISLSFILFFGSIVVLFTKGLNFGIDFTGGTLVQLQYEQKAPLAEIRNALAANENLKGASVTEFGSDNEVIIRFSGSSDSLGSDIGVSIANLLQGTGSFEVRRVDVVGPKVGDELRNKGLMAVGISLIAILIYLAIRFEWRFAMASIVCEIHDIVITLGAIALFEIDVNLDILAAVLTVLGYSLNDTIIIFDRIREGVKTSKNSKLDLIINESVSATLSRTTLTTGLTLITVVVLYFFGGSMIEGFALTMIVGIVAGTASSIFVASPALLWFKFSVAQYRQKELEKIKKKQEKEKLRSMYEKGTV; encoded by the coding sequence ATGCAATTTTTTAGTCAAAAACATATTTATGATTTTATGAAAATGAGATTTGCAGCAATCTCTTTATCTTTTATTTTATTTTTTGGTTCTATTGTGGTTCTTTTTACTAAGGGTTTAAATTTTGGAATTGATTTTACTGGTGGCACTTTAGTACAGTTGCAGTATGAGCAAAAAGCACCATTGGCTGAAATTCGTAATGCCTTAGCTGCTAATGAAAATTTAAAAGGTGCAAGTGTGACTGAGTTTGGTAGTGACAATGAGGTAATCATTCGTTTTTCAGGAAGTAGCGATAGCCTGGGAAGTGATATTGGTGTGAGTATTGCTAACTTACTGCAAGGAACCGGTAGTTTTGAAGTGCGCCGTGTGGATGTGGTAGGTCCAAAAGTAGGAGATGAATTACGCAATAAAGGTCTTATGGCAGTAGGAATTTCACTGATTGCGATTTTGATTTATTTAGCAATAAGATTTGAATGGCGTTTTGCTATGGCTTCTATAGTTTGTGAAATTCATGATATTGTTATTACTTTGGGTGCTATTGCTTTATTTGAAATTGATGTAAATTTAGATATTTTAGCGGCTGTTTTAACCGTACTTGGCTATTCTTTAAATGATACAATCATTATTTTTGATAGGATTAGAGAGGGTGTTAAAACTAGTAAAAATTCAAAACTTGATCTCATTATTAATGAATCAGTTTCAGCAACTCTATCAAGAACAACTCTGACTACAGGTTTAACTTTAATTACTGTAGTGGTGCTTTATTTCTTTGGTGGATCGATGATAGAAGGCTTTGCTTTAACCATGATAGTAGGCATTGTAGCAGGTACTGCAAGTTCTATCTTTGTGGCAAGTCCAGCGCTTTTATGGTTTAAATTTAGTGTTGCACAATATCGCCAAAAAGAATTAGAAAAAATCAAAAAGAAACAAGAAAAAGAAAAATTAAGATCGATGTATGAAAAAGGAACAGTGTAA
- the secD gene encoding protein translocase subunit SecD: MRSGKITYRSIIFFVVFLIGLVFSIPSFMQTQSGAKINLGLDLQGGLHMLLGVEVEEAVKSKVKSIASSLSYSINKEDIIVDKIKVNNASIEFTLLDDNDVAKVDLLLKDIKGLAITTDNLHYTLSLTQEEIKLTHEQAILQAVETIRNRLDQFGLAEPNVARSGEDKILVELPGIKTAADEARARELIAKAAHLQLMEVDDVRMDQVNNLTPSQAAEYGDLIFEDAKNPQIKYLVKSIPILDGSMLTDAKVGFAQSNNLPVINFTLNSEGAKKFGDYTGNNVGKRLAIVLDDKVYSAPRINERIGGGSGQISGSFTVEEAHDVAIALRSGALLAPVKMLEKRSVGPSLGADSIKMSMIALAGASILVIAFMVMYYGIAGIFANIALVANILVIIAVMAMFGATLTLPGMAGLVLTVGMAVDSNVIINERIRELLREGASIRQSVENGYKHAMSAILDANITSLITSIALYAYGTGAVKGFAVTLSIGILVSMITSIIGTHGMFEMFMNRMEKSNNTRLWFGYRRP, encoded by the coding sequence ATGCGTAGTGGAAAGATTACTTATAGAAGTATTATTTTCTTTGTAGTTTTTCTTATAGGACTTGTATTTTCTATACCTTCTTTTATGCAGACCCAAAGCGGAGCAAAGATCAATCTAGGACTTGACTTGCAAGGTGGCTTGCATATGTTATTAGGCGTGGAAGTGGAAGAGGCAGTTAAATCAAAGGTTAAATCCATAGCCTCTTCTTTGAGTTATTCTATCAATAAAGAAGATATTATTGTTGATAAAATCAAAGTTAATAATGCTAGTATTGAATTTACCTTATTAGATGATAATGATGTGGCCAAGGTGGATTTATTGTTAAAAGACATTAAAGGTTTGGCTATTACAACTGATAATTTACACTACACACTTTCTTTAACCCAAGAAGAAATCAAATTAACTCACGAACAAGCTATTTTACAAGCTGTTGAAACAATCAGAAACAGACTAGATCAATTTGGTCTTGCAGAACCAAATGTAGCAAGATCGGGTGAGGATAAAATTTTAGTAGAACTTCCAGGTATAAAAACTGCTGCAGATGAAGCTAGAGCTAGAGAGCTTATTGCAAAAGCGGCACATTTGCAATTAATGGAAGTAGATGATGTTAGAATGGATCAAGTAAACAATCTCACACCAAGCCAGGCGGCTGAATATGGAGATTTGATTTTTGAAGATGCGAAAAATCCACAAATTAAATATCTTGTAAAATCTATACCAATTCTTGATGGTTCTATGCTAACAGATGCAAAGGTGGGCTTTGCACAAAGTAATAATCTTCCTGTGATTAATTTTACTTTAAATTCAGAAGGAGCGAAGAAATTTGGAGATTATACTGGAAATAATGTAGGTAAACGCTTAGCTATAGTTTTAGATGACAAGGTTTATTCAGCACCAAGAATTAATGAAAGAATAGGCGGGGGTAGTGGGCAAATTAGTGGTAGTTTTACTGTAGAAGAAGCTCATGATGTGGCGATTGCTTTAAGAAGTGGGGCGCTTTTAGCACCGGTTAAAATGCTTGAAAAAAGAAGCGTTGGACCATCTTTGGGTGCTGATAGTATTAAAATGAGTATGATAGCCTTAGCGGGTGCTTCTATTTTGGTTATTGCTTTTATGGTGATGTATTATGGTATAGCGGGAATTTTTGCAAATATTGCTTTGGTTGCAAATATTTTGGTTATCATTGCTGTAATGGCGATGTTTGGAGCAACTTTAACCCTACCTGGTATGGCAGGACTTGTCCTTACTGTGGGTATGGCAGTAGACTCTAATGTTATTATTAATGAAAGAATCAGAGAATTGCTGCGTGAGGGTGCTAGTATAAGACAAAGTGTGGAAAATGGCTATAAGCATGCTATGAGTGCAATTTTAGATGCTAATATTACCTCACTTATTACTTCAATAGCACTTTATGCTTATGGTACAGGTGCTGTGAAAGGTTTTGCGGTAACTTTGAGCATTGGTATCTTGGTTTCTATGATCACTTCTATTATAGGAACTCATGGTATGTTTGAAATGTTTATGAATCGTATGGAAAAAAGCAATAACACAAGATTATGGTTTGGATATAGGAGACCTTGA
- the yajC gene encoding preprotein translocase subunit YajC, with protein MAENGNIWTSLLPLIVLFAIFYFLVIRPQQKQAKDHKLMVSSLEKGDKIITNGGIICEVVKPEEDFIKVKLNDENVVVKISRDFIAKKIDA; from the coding sequence ATGGCAGAAAACGGAAATATTTGGACTTCATTGTTGCCTCTCATTGTGCTTTTTGCGATTTTTTATTTTTTGGTTATTAGACCACAACAAAAACAAGCAAAAGACCACAAATTGATGGTTTCATCTTTAGAAAAAGGAGATAAAATCATCACCAATGGTGGAATAATTTGCGAGGTGGTAAAACCAGAAGAGGATTTTATCAAAGTTAAGCTTAATGATGAAAATGTAGTTGTAAAAATTTCTAGAGATTTTATAGCAAAGAAAATTGATGCGTAG
- a CDS encoding apolipoprotein N-acyltransferase codes for MKSKYFRFLPFLPLFLKFINSNSTTFKIIKAFFSALLLSNFIYFSFFENLLFEFISPFLSIYGLVLLLKSRDKLAYFYTGFFIGILWFWWISLSSIYFDLAYLIPLELMLIGLIYGFLFWVCYLFKYDFLRLCGIFALSFIHPFDFDWLNWGVLSVYGIFDASYQGIIAMFLIAYFYYEKYISRYYKMAIIFILVLIGAQYEQKPSQTLELDYKLIQTNIPQDQKFIQENLQTHSKDIFLQINQAIKEGKEVIIFPETAFAFALNKAPNYLQALKELSKHIIIITGAISTTPNHLYNSTYVFDNGQIQVFNKHYLVPFGEEIPLFKNFFKKYLLNIDEFSRGKELNQYTLNNQLITNAICFEATKESLYKNTQIMIAISNNAWFSYSSEYKLQNFLMRFYANNYQVSIYHAVNGKENAVIQPKEMLVLKIKERFLKQNEA; via the coding sequence ATGAAGTCCAAATATTTCCGTTTTCTGCCATTTCTTCCCCTTTTTTTAAAATTCATAAATTCTAATTCTACCACTTTTAAAATAATAAAAGCCTTTTTTTCTGCACTTTTATTGTCAAATTTTATTTATTTTTCTTTTTTTGAAAATTTACTTTTTGAATTTATCTCTCCTTTTTTAAGTATCTATGGTTTGGTATTGTTATTAAAAAGCAGAGATAAACTAGCGTATTTTTACACGGGATTTTTTATAGGAATTTTATGGTTTTGGTGGATTAGTTTATCTTCTATTTATTTTGATTTAGCCTATTTAATCCCTTTAGAGCTTATGCTAATTGGCTTAATTTATGGTTTTTTATTTTGGGTTTGTTATTTGTTTAAATATGATTTTTTAAGACTTTGTGGGATTTTTGCACTTAGTTTTATTCATCCTTTTGATTTTGATTGGCTAAATTGGGGTGTTTTAAGTGTATATGGTATTTTCGATGCAAGCTATCAAGGTATTATAGCTATGTTTTTAATTGCTTATTTTTATTATGAAAAATATATTTCAAGATATTATAAAATGGCAATTATATTTATCTTAGTTTTAATCGGCGCACAATATGAACAAAAACCATCACAAACTCTTGAATTAGACTATAAACTAATCCAAACCAATATCCCACAAGATCAAAAATTCATACAAGAAAACCTACAAACACATTCTAAAGATATTTTTCTTCAAATCAACCAAGCTATAAAAGAAGGTAAAGAAGTAATTATCTTTCCTGAAACAGCTTTTGCTTTTGCCTTAAACAAAGCACCTAATTATCTACAAGCCTTAAAAGAACTTTCTAAACATATTATCATTATAACAGGAGCTATCAGCACCACGCCTAACCATCTATACAATAGCACTTATGTGTTTGATAATGGGCAAATACAAGTTTTTAACAAACATTATCTTGTGCCTTTTGGAGAAGAAATTCCTCTATTTAAAAACTTTTTTAAGAAATATCTTTTAAATATAGATGAATTTTCAAGAGGTAAAGAGTTAAACCAATATACCCTCAACAATCAACTCATCACTAATGCAATATGTTTTGAGGCTACCAAAGAAAGTCTTTACAAAAACACACAAATCATGATTGCAATTTCAAATAATGCATGGTTTAGCTATTCAAGTGAATATAAACTACAAAATTTCCTAATGCGTTTTTATGCTAACAATTATCAAGTAAGTATATATCATGCGGTTAATGGAAAAGAAAATGCAGTAATTCAACCCAAAGAAATGCTAGTTTTAAAGATAAAAGAGAGGTTTTTAAAGCAAAACGAAGCCTAA
- the metK gene encoding methionine adenosyltransferase — translation MYLFTSEVVSAGHPDKCADIIADSIVDTFLTHDKDSRVASEVFVAGNKVVIGGEIKSKHKLEKNDYENIVKKALADIGYNGHPHFSKKQCLHPDDLDVMVFLNEQSPDINQGVDQEDGEIGAGDQGIMFGFASNEAKEYMPAAISYARMLCDKVYEFAKNNPDKLGVDIKTQVTIDYVSKENFENCKPQSIHTIVVSAPCVESMKIEDLRALVMELILDSNLPKELFCPEKTRILINPTGKYVNHSSLHDSGLTGRKLIVDSFGGYAPIGGGAQSSKDYTKVDRSGLYAARWLAKNIVAAGLAKKCIVQLSYAIGVAKPTSVSVDCMGTNTRLNDDILSDFVMKTFPLTPNWIKNKFNLDKPSKDTFMYADVAARGQVGQADYPWEKLDAVEEFKAL, via the coding sequence ATGTATTTATTTACTTCTGAAGTTGTGAGTGCAGGGCATCCTGATAAATGTGCAGATATTATCGCAGATTCTATAGTGGATACTTTTTTAACTCATGATAAAGATTCAAGGGTTGCTAGTGAAGTTTTTGTAGCAGGAAATAAAGTTGTCATTGGTGGTGAGATTAAGTCAAAACATAAGCTTGAAAAAAACGATTATGAAAATATTGTAAAAAAAGCTTTAGCGGATATTGGCTATAATGGACATCCACATTTTAGTAAAAAGCAATGTTTACATCCTGATGATTTAGATGTAATGGTATTTTTAAATGAGCAAAGTCCTGATATCAACCAAGGTGTTGATCAAGAAGATGGAGAAATTGGCGCAGGTGATCAAGGGATTATGTTTGGTTTTGCAAGTAATGAAGCTAAAGAATATATGCCAGCGGCTATTTCTTACGCTAGAATGCTTTGTGATAAAGTATATGAGTTTGCAAAAAATAATCCTGATAAACTTGGTGTAGATATTAAAACTCAAGTTACTATTGATTATGTTAGCAAAGAAAATTTTGAAAATTGCAAACCGCAAAGCATTCATACTATTGTAGTTTCAGCTCCTTGTGTTGAAAGTATGAAAATAGAAGACTTAAGAGCTTTGGTGATGGAGTTGATTTTGGATTCTAATTTACCAAAAGAACTTTTTTGTCCAGAAAAAACAAGAATTTTAATCAATCCAACTGGCAAATATGTCAACCATAGTTCATTGCATGATAGTGGTTTAACAGGAAGAAAACTTATAGTGGATAGTTTTGGTGGCTATGCTCCAATAGGAGGTGGCGCACAATCTTCTAAAGATTATACCAAAGTTGATAGAAGCGGGCTTTATGCTGCAAGATGGCTTGCTAAAAATATTGTAGCAGCAGGTCTTGCTAAAAAATGCATAGTGCAACTTTCTTATGCGATAGGTGTTGCTAAGCCAACTTCTGTAAGCGTAGACTGCATGGGAACAAATACAAGATTAAATGATGATATTTTAAGTGATTTTGTAATGAAAACTTTCCCATTAACTCCAAATTGGATTAAAAATAAATTTAATCTTGATAAGCCAAGTAAAGATACTTTTATGTATGCTGATGTTGCTGCTCGTGGTCAAGTGGGGCAGGCTGATTACCCTTGGGAGAAATTAGACGCAGTTGAGGAATTTAAAGCATTGTAA
- the sstT gene encoding serine/threonine transporter SstT produces MNVFSCVIWHYKNGNLILQICIGIFLGILVGIFSKDLAIFANIFGALFTGALKAIAPILVFILILTTICTKEFNYGSKKIKHIIFLYIFGTFLASLSAVSVSFIFPIELVLTDIDKASTSTPAHIGEVFKNLLFQVVNNPIHALSSGNYLSILAWAIGGGFALRHCSNDAKQLFTDINEGVLKIVKFIVKLAPFGIFGLVANSVAQTGAAGLLSYAKLLLVLVLTMFFVAFVINALIVFVYTKKNPYPLIFICLKHSAVFAFFTRSSAANIPVNMALCSKLNINNSLYSISIPLGATINMAGAAVTIAILSLAAAHTVGIEINFLQAMLLSVLAAFAACGASGVAGGSLLLIPLACSLFNIDYDIAMQVVAVGFIIGVIQDSVETALNSSTDVLFSAICSDNELNLKI; encoded by the coding sequence ATGAATGTATTTTCATGCGTAATTTGGCACTATAAAAATGGCAATCTTATTTTACAAATTTGCATTGGAATTTTTTTGGGGATTTTAGTTGGTATTTTTTCTAAAGATTTGGCTATTTTTGCAAATATTTTTGGCGCTTTATTTACAGGAGCACTCAAGGCTATTGCACCTATTTTGGTTTTTATTTTAATCTTAACCACAATTTGCACCAAAGAATTTAATTATGGAAGCAAAAAAATTAAACACATCATTTTTCTATATATCTTTGGTACCTTTCTTGCATCTTTAAGCGCAGTAAGTGTTAGTTTTATTTTTCCTATAGAGTTAGTATTAACCGATATTGACAAAGCATCTACAAGTACTCCTGCACATATAGGTGAGGTTTTTAAAAATTTATTATTCCAAGTAGTAAACAACCCTATCCATGCCCTATCATCTGGGAATTATTTAAGTATTTTAGCTTGGGCTATAGGCGGTGGTTTTGCTCTAAGACATTGCTCTAATGATGCAAAACAACTTTTTACTGATATAAATGAGGGTGTATTAAAAATTGTTAAATTTATAGTCAAGCTTGCTCCTTTTGGAATTTTTGGACTTGTGGCTAATTCAGTTGCTCAAACAGGAGCAGCAGGGCTTTTAAGCTATGCTAAATTATTATTAGTTTTGGTTTTAACTATGTTTTTTGTCGCTTTTGTAATTAATGCTTTAATTGTATTTGTATACACTAAAAAAAATCCCTATCCACTTATTTTTATTTGTTTAAAACATAGTGCTGTTTTTGCATTCTTCACAAGAAGTTCTGCTGCTAACATCCCTGTAAACATGGCTCTTTGCTCTAAATTAAACATCAATAATAGTCTTTATAGCATTTCCATTCCTTTAGGTGCTACGATTAATATGGCAGGGGCAGCTGTAACCATAGCCATATTAAGTCTTGCGGCAGCTCACACAGTAGGTATTGAAATAAACTTTTTACAAGCTATGCTTTTGAGTGTTTTAGCTGCATTTGCAGCTTGTGGAGCTAGCGGGGTTGCTGGAGGTTCACTCTTACTTATACCACTTGCTTGCTCTTTGTTTAATATTGATTATGACATAGCTATGCAAGTAGTTGCGGTTGGTTTTATCATAGGGGTTATCCAAGATAGTGTTGAAACTGCATTAAATAGCTCAACAGATGTTTTATTTAGTGCTATTTGTTCAGATAATGAGCTTAATTTAAAAATTTAA
- a CDS encoding aspartate carbamoyltransferase catalytic subunit, producing MRHLITTKDFNNDEILALFKEAKEFLDEKPRTFLEGKSVTTIFFENSTRTQSSFETAARRLGAKVLKLDVSRSSSSKGETLFDTAANLDAMAPSAIVVRHKNSGVSHTLANYTHCPIVNGGDGKHAHPTQALLDLFTIMEHFDYNVKGKKIAIAGDIKNSRVAASNLELLPRFGIDITLVAPPHFMPNYPIKKTNKLKEVIDDVDIIMSLRTQTERHNIPTYASLKDYANDFCISKDLIKDKNLIILHPGPVHRNIDISDEVMADKRCKVLTQVKNGVAIRMAVLKKLILES from the coding sequence ATGAGGCATTTAATTACTACAAAAGATTTTAACAATGATGAAATCTTGGCTTTATTTAAAGAAGCAAAAGAATTTTTGGATGAAAAACCGCGTACATTTTTAGAAGGAAAAAGTGTTACAACAATTTTCTTTGAAAATTCAACACGCACTCAATCAAGCTTTGAAACAGCCGCAAGAAGACTAGGTGCTAAAGTTTTAAAATTAGATGTTTCAAGAAGTAGTTCAAGCAAAGGCGAAACACTTTTTGATACTGCTGCGAATTTAGATGCAATGGCACCAAGTGCTATTGTAGTTAGACACAAAAACTCAGGCGTATCTCATACTTTAGCAAATTATACTCATTGTCCTATAGTTAATGGAGGTGATGGTAAACACGCTCATCCTACCCAAGCTTTACTTGATCTTTTTACCATAATGGAGCATTTTGATTATAATGTTAAAGGTAAAAAAATAGCAATAGCAGGAGATATTAAAAACTCACGCGTTGCTGCTTCAAATTTAGAATTATTACCTCGTTTTGGTATAGACATTACCCTAGTAGCCCCGCCTCATTTTATGCCAAATTATCCTATTAAAAAAACAAATAAATTAAAAGAAGTTATTGATGATGTAGATATTATCATGAGTCTTAGAACACAAACTGAAAGACACAATATTCCAACCTATGCATCGCTTAAAGATTATGCAAATGATTTTTGTATTAGCAAAGATTTAATAAAAGATAAAAATCTCATTATCTTACATCCTGGTCCTGTACATAGAAATATCGATATTAGCGATGAAGTAATGGCTGATAAAAGATGCAAGGTTTTAACTCAAGTTAAAAATGGTGTTGCCATTAGAATGGCTGTATTAAAAAAACTCATTTTAGAAAGCTAA
- a CDS encoding M3 family oligoendopeptidase, which yields MQNWNLNTLFKDEQELNLFLQKTQDEAYEFKKQYENNLHGLSNEQFLQALKNYEELILKLSHILTYVYLNFAQDTTKGAFYAKYENLSKKIEENLLFFELEFCELKEEKGKIFITFCKDYEFYLNNLIKHKKHNLSKKEERVILTLSSTGSNAFARLFDETFSALKFNFEGQKLSEEEILSKLYDKDRSIRKKASKCFSKTLKKHNKLLVYIFNMIKSELASICELRSYESPESSRHIRNQISKKSVDALIYTSENSFDIVSKFYNAKKKVLGYKKLKDYDRYAPIGKEMQIDFDQGKGIVLKAFEKFSKDFYMIAKEAFENNWIDIYPKEFKQSGAFSHSSTPLSHPFILLNYTNQRRDLFTLAHELGHTIHQKLSYKVSFLNQDTPLTTAETASVFAEMLIFDHIKENLNKEELLSLYAAKIEDIFATLYRQINFTTFERRFHAKKEELSVDELSQIWLEESRKMFQDSVILTKNYGLWYSYIPHFIHSPFYCYAYAYAQLLVLALYGLYKSGKCTDFTSIYIDFLSSGGSKSPKELVAMFGFDIESDEFWNIGLEQVRKLVDEFLRLSND from the coding sequence ATGCAAAACTGGAACTTAAATACATTATTTAAAGATGAGCAAGAATTAAATCTTTTTTTACAAAAAACCCAAGATGAAGCTTATGAATTTAAAAAACAATATGAAAATAATCTTCATGGTTTAAGTAATGAGCAATTCTTGCAAGCTTTAAAAAACTATGAAGAATTAATCTTAAAACTTTCTCACATACTAACCTATGTGTATTTAAATTTTGCTCAAGATACTACCAAAGGTGCTTTTTATGCAAAATATGAAAATTTAAGTAAAAAAATAGAAGAAAATCTTTTATTTTTTGAACTTGAATTTTGTGAGTTAAAAGAAGAAAAAGGTAAAATTTTCATCACATTTTGTAAAGATTATGAGTTTTATTTAAATAATCTTATCAAACACAAAAAACACAATCTTTCTAAAAAAGAAGAAAGAGTTATCCTGACTCTATCAAGTACAGGTTCAAATGCATTTGCAAGATTATTTGATGAAACCTTTAGTGCTTTAAAATTTAATTTTGAAGGACAAAAATTAAGCGAGGAAGAAATTCTAAGCAAACTTTATGATAAAGATAGAAGCATTAGAAAAAAAGCTTCAAAATGTTTTAGCAAAACCTTAAAAAAACATAACAAGCTTTTAGTATATATTTTCAATATGATTAAAAGTGAACTTGCTAGTATTTGCGAGCTAAGATCCTATGAGAGTCCAGAAAGCTCAAGACATATAAGAAATCAAATTTCCAAAAAAAGCGTTGATGCGCTTATTTATACAAGTGAAAATAGTTTTGATATTGTCTCTAAATTTTACAATGCAAAGAAAAAAGTTCTAGGGTATAAAAAGTTAAAAGATTATGATCGTTATGCACCTATTGGAAAAGAAATGCAGATTGATTTTGATCAAGGAAAGGGTATAGTTTTAAAAGCCTTTGAAAAATTTTCTAAAGATTTTTATATGATAGCAAAAGAAGCTTTTGAGAATAATTGGATTGATATTTATCCTAAAGAATTTAAACAAAGTGGAGCATTTTCTCACTCAAGCACACCACTAAGCCATCCTTTTATACTTTTAAACTATACCAACCAAAGACGCGATCTTTTCACCCTAGCACATGAGCTAGGCCACACCATACATCAAAAACTTTCCTATAAAGTAAGTTTTTTAAATCAAGATACGCCTTTAACCACAGCAGAAACCGCTTCTGTTTTTGCTGAGATGTTGATTTTTGATCACATTAAAGAAAATTTAAACAAAGAAGAACTTTTATCTTTATATGCAGCAAAAATTGAAGATATTTTCGCCACACTTTATAGACAGATTAATTTTACTACTTTTGAACGCAGATTTCATGCTAAAAAAGAAGAACTTAGCGTTGATGAATTAAGTCAAATCTGGCTTGAAGAATCAAGAAAAATGTTTCAAGATAGCGTGATTTTAACCAAAAACTATGGTCTTTGGTATTCTTATATACCACATTTTATACACTCTCCATTTTACTGCTATGCATATGCATATGCACAACTTTTGGTTTTAGCGCTTTATGGTCTATATAAAAGTGGAAAATGCACCGATTTTACTTCGATTTATATTGATTTTTTAAGTAGTGGCGGAAGTAAAAGTCCAAAAGAGCTTGTGGCTATGTTTGGTTTTGATATTGAAAGTGATGAATTTTGGAATATAGGCCTAGAGCAAGTTAGAAAACTAGTAGATGAATTTTTAAGGTTGAGTAATGATTGA